A DNA window from Macadamia integrifolia cultivar HAES 741 chromosome 4, SCU_Mint_v3, whole genome shotgun sequence contains the following coding sequences:
- the LOC122075768 gene encoding uncharacterized protein LOC122075768 isoform X1, with protein MPTNLLSEKGKDGRTVFHIAAVDGKIEIVKAIVEKDEKLVMIKSKSYSGCIPIMVAAEAGNKDVVNYLYPITISQEGNQKEGHNDEREKTKATILTSLIFGDFYRLALDLLKKCPHLLLTKDDFKLTAMEVLAMKHSAFQSSLPTKRIIATLGYSFLNSLLDIHLPENACWRARRDEENSLDASGDSSNDKPMFGPISNYPQLLWLCFRRLLQNALIKFGEKLKPNHPIIIIIIIIIIITLIAYIYTLVVPGCRYIYDEKLKHYGASKLVKEVWRVISQHDDLQSVKDVVVTAMFIATRNGIVEFIEECINNCPQLLMNKGDKYKSQTIFHYAISNRQEKIFGLIHHLGPLKHDLAMMKDASENCMSHLVATEIPIERLNQVPGAALQMQRELLWYKEVGSIMPSAHELFENKDQKTPRVLFTENHK; from the exons ATGCCTACAAACCTTCtatcagaaaaaggaaaagacggCAGAACAGTATTCCATATTGCTGCTGTAGATGGGAAAATAGAAATCGTCAAGGCCATCGTAGAAAAGGATGAGAAACTAGTGATGATCAAAAGTAAATCCTATTCCGGTTGCATTCCGATCATGGTCGCTGCAGAGGCCGGCAACAAAGACGTGGTGAATTATCTTTACCCAATCACCATAAGCCAAGAAGGTAATCAGAAGGAAGGCCACAATGACGAACGTGAAAAAACTAAAGCTACAATTCTTACTTCTCTAATTTTTGGTGATTTCTATA ggCTAGCTCTTGATCTACTAAAAAAATGCCCACATTTACTCTTGACCAAGGATGATTTCAAGCTTACAGCCATGGAAGTGCTCGCAATGAAGCATTCTGCATTTCAAAGTTCATTACCAACCAAAAGAATTATTGCGACCTTGGGATATTCTTTCTTGAATTCGT TGCTAGATATCCATCTCCCCGAAAACGCTTGTTGGCGCGCAAGAAGAGACGAGGAAAATTCATTGGATGCCAGCGGAGACA GTTCGAATGATAAGCCCATGTTTGGTCCAATCAGCAACTATCCTCAGCTTCTATGGTTATGCTTCCGCAGATTACTTCAGAATGCACTTATTAAATTTGGTGAGAAATTGAAACCGAATCAccctatcatcatcatcatcatcatcatcatcatcatcactctTATTGCCTACATATATACATTGGTAGTGCCTGGTTGCAGGTACATCTATGATGAGAAGTTGAAGCATTATGGAGCTTCTAAGCTAGTAAAAGAAGTATGGAGGGTAATATCACAACACGATGACCTTCAAAGTGTGAAGGATGTAGTGGTTACAGCAATGTTTATAGCAACACGGAATGGGATTGTTGAATTTATTGAAGAGTGTATCAACAATTGTCCTCAGCTTCTAATGAACAAGGGTGACAAATATAAAAGCCAAACAATATTTCATTATGCCATCAGTAATCGCCAGGAAAAGATTTTTGGGCTTATACATCATCTAGGCCCATTAAAGCATGATCTTGCAATGATGAAGGATGCATCAGAAAACTGCATGTCACATCTAGTTGCAACAGAAATACCTATCGAGAGACTCAATCAAGTTCCTGGTGCAGCTCTGCAAATGCAACGTGAGCTACTATGGTATAAG gAAGTGGGAAGTATTATGCCATCTGCCCATGAATTATTTGAAAACAAGGATCAGAAGACACCAAGAGTATTATTCACAGAGAATCATAAATAA
- the LOC122075998 gene encoding protein ENHANCED DISEASE RESISTANCE 2-like has translation MCPTKQEPNDSIEESVGISSKSGECTGDWREEAINGGSLKHVDLNTGTNGWASPPGDLFNLRSKNYFNKRQKSPSGDYLLKPAGVDWLRSTAKLDNVLSHSNNRIMNSLRRAQSLRSNSLKTFLFAVNLQIPGRETHSAVFYFAAEEPIPPGSLLYRFIHGDDSFRNQRFKIVNRIVKGPWIVRKTVGNYSGCLLGKALTCNYYIGENYFEIDVDIGSSAIANAILRLTLGAVTAVTIDMGFLVEAQTEEELPEKLIGAVRIAQMEMSSATFVEPFPSMAQSSVPVSPKKRLGLSKVNHEKDEDSRKG, from the coding sequence atgtgtccGACGAAGCAGGAACCGAACGACTCCATCGAAGAATCCGTCGGAATTAGCTCAAAATCCGGCGAATGCACCGGCGATTGGAGAGAAGAAGCCATCAACGGGGGATCATTAAAACATGTCGACCTTAATACAGGAACCAACGGTTGGGCTTCACCTCCAGGTGACCTCTTCAACCTCCGGAGCAAAAACTACTTCAACAAACGCCAGAAATCCCCCTCCGGCGATTACCTCCTGAAACCTGCCGGCGTAGACTGGCTCCGTTCCACCGCCAAGCTCGATAATGTCCTCTCCCATTCCAACAATCGAATCATGAACTCGCTTCGTCGAGCTCAATCCTTACGGTCCAATTCGCTGAAGACTTTTCTTTTCGCTGTAAACCTCCAAATTCCCGGCCGAGAAACTCACAGTGCCGTCTTCTATTTCGCCGCTGAAGAGCCTATCCCTCCTGGTTCCCTTCTCTATCGGTTCATTCACGGCGATGATTCCTTCCGGAATCAGCGGTTCAAGATCGTGAATCGGATCGTTAAGGGACCATGGATCGTGAGGAAAACTGTGGGAAACTACTCTGGTTGTTTGCTTGGTAAGGCCTTGACCTGTAACTATTACATAGGAGAGAATTACTTTGAAATCGATGTAGATATTGGAAGTTCGGCGATTGCGAATGCGATCTTGCGTTTGACTTTAGGGGCTGTGACGGCTGTGACGATCGATATGGGATTTTTGGTAGAAGCACAGACGGAAGAGGAATTGCCTGAGAAGTTGATCGGAGCGGTGAGGATTGCACAGATGGAGATGTCTTCCGCAACTTTTGTAGAGCCATTTCCTTCGATGGCACAATCTTCGGTGCCTGTCTCGCCGAAGAAGAGGTTAGGGTTATCGAAGGTCAACCATGAGAAAGATGAAGACTCCCGAAaaggttag
- the LOC122075768 gene encoding uncharacterized protein LOC122075768 isoform X3: MPTNLLSEKGKDGRTVFHIAAVDGKIEIVKAIVEKDEKLVMIKSKSYSGCIPIMVAAEAGNKDVVNYLYPITISQEGLALDLLKKCPHLLLTKDDFKLTAMEVLAMKHSAFQSSLPTKRIIATLGYSFLNSLLDIHLPENACWRARRDEENSLDASGDSSNDKPMFGPISNYPQLLWLCFRRLLQNALIKFGEKLKPNHPIIIIIIIIIIITLIAYIYTLVVPGCRYIYDEKLKHYGASKLVKEVWRVISQHDDLQSVKDVVVTAMFIATRNGIVEFIEECINNCPQLLMNKGDKYKSQTIFHYAISNRQEKIFGLIHHLGPLKHDLAMMKDASENCMSHLVATEIPIERLNQVPGAALQMQRELLWYKEVGSIMPSAHELFENKDQKTPRVLFTENHK; this comes from the exons ATGCCTACAAACCTTCtatcagaaaaaggaaaagacggCAGAACAGTATTCCATATTGCTGCTGTAGATGGGAAAATAGAAATCGTCAAGGCCATCGTAGAAAAGGATGAGAAACTAGTGATGATCAAAAGTAAATCCTATTCCGGTTGCATTCCGATCATGGTCGCTGCAGAGGCCGGCAACAAAGACGTGGTGAATTATCTTTACCCAATCACCATAAGCCAAGAAG ggCTAGCTCTTGATCTACTAAAAAAATGCCCACATTTACTCTTGACCAAGGATGATTTCAAGCTTACAGCCATGGAAGTGCTCGCAATGAAGCATTCTGCATTTCAAAGTTCATTACCAACCAAAAGAATTATTGCGACCTTGGGATATTCTTTCTTGAATTCGT TGCTAGATATCCATCTCCCCGAAAACGCTTGTTGGCGCGCAAGAAGAGACGAGGAAAATTCATTGGATGCCAGCGGAGACA GTTCGAATGATAAGCCCATGTTTGGTCCAATCAGCAACTATCCTCAGCTTCTATGGTTATGCTTCCGCAGATTACTTCAGAATGCACTTATTAAATTTGGTGAGAAATTGAAACCGAATCAccctatcatcatcatcatcatcatcatcatcatcatcactctTATTGCCTACATATATACATTGGTAGTGCCTGGTTGCAGGTACATCTATGATGAGAAGTTGAAGCATTATGGAGCTTCTAAGCTAGTAAAAGAAGTATGGAGGGTAATATCACAACACGATGACCTTCAAAGTGTGAAGGATGTAGTGGTTACAGCAATGTTTATAGCAACACGGAATGGGATTGTTGAATTTATTGAAGAGTGTATCAACAATTGTCCTCAGCTTCTAATGAACAAGGGTGACAAATATAAAAGCCAAACAATATTTCATTATGCCATCAGTAATCGCCAGGAAAAGATTTTTGGGCTTATACATCATCTAGGCCCATTAAAGCATGATCTTGCAATGATGAAGGATGCATCAGAAAACTGCATGTCACATCTAGTTGCAACAGAAATACCTATCGAGAGACTCAATCAAGTTCCTGGTGCAGCTCTGCAAATGCAACGTGAGCTACTATGGTATAAG gAAGTGGGAAGTATTATGCCATCTGCCCATGAATTATTTGAAAACAAGGATCAGAAGACACCAAGAGTATTATTCACAGAGAATCATAAATAA
- the LOC122075768 gene encoding uncharacterized protein LOC122075768 isoform X2, whose protein sequence is MPTNLLSEKGKDGRTVFHIAAVDGKIEIVKAIVEKDEKLVMIKSKSYSGCIPIMVAAEAGNKDVVNYLYPITISQEGNQKEGHNDEREKTKATILTSLIFGDFYRLALDLLKKCPHLLLTKDDFKLTAMEVLAMKHSAFQSSLPTKRIIATLGYSFLNSCSNDKPMFGPISNYPQLLWLCFRRLLQNALIKFGEKLKPNHPIIIIIIIIIIITLIAYIYTLVVPGCRYIYDEKLKHYGASKLVKEVWRVISQHDDLQSVKDVVVTAMFIATRNGIVEFIEECINNCPQLLMNKGDKYKSQTIFHYAISNRQEKIFGLIHHLGPLKHDLAMMKDASENCMSHLVATEIPIERLNQVPGAALQMQRELLWYKEVGSIMPSAHELFENKDQKTPRVLFTENHK, encoded by the exons ATGCCTACAAACCTTCtatcagaaaaaggaaaagacggCAGAACAGTATTCCATATTGCTGCTGTAGATGGGAAAATAGAAATCGTCAAGGCCATCGTAGAAAAGGATGAGAAACTAGTGATGATCAAAAGTAAATCCTATTCCGGTTGCATTCCGATCATGGTCGCTGCAGAGGCCGGCAACAAAGACGTGGTGAATTATCTTTACCCAATCACCATAAGCCAAGAAGGTAATCAGAAGGAAGGCCACAATGACGAACGTGAAAAAACTAAAGCTACAATTCTTACTTCTCTAATTTTTGGTGATTTCTATA ggCTAGCTCTTGATCTACTAAAAAAATGCCCACATTTACTCTTGACCAAGGATGATTTCAAGCTTACAGCCATGGAAGTGCTCGCAATGAAGCATTCTGCATTTCAAAGTTCATTACCAACCAAAAGAATTATTGCGACCTTGGGATATTCTTTCTTGAATTCGT GTTCGAATGATAAGCCCATGTTTGGTCCAATCAGCAACTATCCTCAGCTTCTATGGTTATGCTTCCGCAGATTACTTCAGAATGCACTTATTAAATTTGGTGAGAAATTGAAACCGAATCAccctatcatcatcatcatcatcatcatcatcatcatcactctTATTGCCTACATATATACATTGGTAGTGCCTGGTTGCAGGTACATCTATGATGAGAAGTTGAAGCATTATGGAGCTTCTAAGCTAGTAAAAGAAGTATGGAGGGTAATATCACAACACGATGACCTTCAAAGTGTGAAGGATGTAGTGGTTACAGCAATGTTTATAGCAACACGGAATGGGATTGTTGAATTTATTGAAGAGTGTATCAACAATTGTCCTCAGCTTCTAATGAACAAGGGTGACAAATATAAAAGCCAAACAATATTTCATTATGCCATCAGTAATCGCCAGGAAAAGATTTTTGGGCTTATACATCATCTAGGCCCATTAAAGCATGATCTTGCAATGATGAAGGATGCATCAGAAAACTGCATGTCACATCTAGTTGCAACAGAAATACCTATCGAGAGACTCAATCAAGTTCCTGGTGCAGCTCTGCAAATGCAACGTGAGCTACTATGGTATAAG gAAGTGGGAAGTATTATGCCATCTGCCCATGAATTATTTGAAAACAAGGATCAGAAGACACCAAGAGTATTATTCACAGAGAATCATAAATAA
- the LOC122075695 gene encoding transmembrane protein 230 produces MAYVDHAFSISDEDIMMENSYVVHNRPPIKEIALAVSLLIFGTLGIIMGIFMAYNKVGGDRAHGIFFAVLGSVLFMPGFYYTRIAYYAYKGYKGFSFSNIPPV; encoded by the exons ATGGCGTACGTAGATCATGCCTTTTCGATCTCAGACGAGGACATAATGATGGAGAATTCTTACGTCGTCCATAACCGACCTCCGATCAAGGAAATTGCCCTAGCTGTCTCTCTGCTCATTTTTGGAACTCTGGGTATCATTATGGGGATTTTCATGGCTTACAATAAGGTTGGCGGAGACAGAGCTCACG GGATTTTCTTCGCGGTTTTGGGTTCGGTTCTCTTCATGCCGGGGTTCTATTATACACGGATCGCTTACTATGCTTACAAGGGATACAAAGGGTTTTCTTTCTCCAACATACCGCCTGTGTAG
- the LOC122075768 gene encoding uncharacterized protein LOC122075768 isoform X5: MPTNLLSEKGKDGRTVFHIAAVDGKIEIVKAIVEKDEKLVMIKSKSYSGCIPIMVAAEAGNKDVVNYLYPITISQEGNQKEGHNDEREKTKATILTSLIFGDFYRLALDLLKKCPHLLLTKDDFKLTAMEVLAMKHSAFQSSLPTKRIIATLGYSFLNSLPGCRYIYDEKLKHYGASKLVKEVWRVISQHDDLQSVKDVVVTAMFIATRNGIVEFIEECINNCPQLLMNKGDKYKSQTIFHYAISNRQEKIFGLIHHLGPLKHDLAMMKDASENCMSHLVATEIPIERLNQVPGAALQMQRELLWYKEVGSIMPSAHELFENKDQKTPRVLFTENHK, encoded by the exons ATGCCTACAAACCTTCtatcagaaaaaggaaaagacggCAGAACAGTATTCCATATTGCTGCTGTAGATGGGAAAATAGAAATCGTCAAGGCCATCGTAGAAAAGGATGAGAAACTAGTGATGATCAAAAGTAAATCCTATTCCGGTTGCATTCCGATCATGGTCGCTGCAGAGGCCGGCAACAAAGACGTGGTGAATTATCTTTACCCAATCACCATAAGCCAAGAAGGTAATCAGAAGGAAGGCCACAATGACGAACGTGAAAAAACTAAAGCTACAATTCTTACTTCTCTAATTTTTGGTGATTTCTATA ggCTAGCTCTTGATCTACTAAAAAAATGCCCACATTTACTCTTGACCAAGGATGATTTCAAGCTTACAGCCATGGAAGTGCTCGCAATGAAGCATTCTGCATTTCAAAGTTCATTACCAACCAAAAGAATTATTGCGACCTTGGGATATTCTTTCTTGAATTCGT TGCCTGGTTGCAGGTACATCTATGATGAGAAGTTGAAGCATTATGGAGCTTCTAAGCTAGTAAAAGAAGTATGGAGGGTAATATCACAACACGATGACCTTCAAAGTGTGAAGGATGTAGTGGTTACAGCAATGTTTATAGCAACACGGAATGGGATTGTTGAATTTATTGAAGAGTGTATCAACAATTGTCCTCAGCTTCTAATGAACAAGGGTGACAAATATAAAAGCCAAACAATATTTCATTATGCCATCAGTAATCGCCAGGAAAAGATTTTTGGGCTTATACATCATCTAGGCCCATTAAAGCATGATCTTGCAATGATGAAGGATGCATCAGAAAACTGCATGTCACATCTAGTTGCAACAGAAATACCTATCGAGAGACTCAATCAAGTTCCTGGTGCAGCTCTGCAAATGCAACGTGAGCTACTATGGTATAAG gAAGTGGGAAGTATTATGCCATCTGCCCATGAATTATTTGAAAACAAGGATCAGAAGACACCAAGAGTATTATTCACAGAGAATCATAAATAA
- the LOC122075768 gene encoding uncharacterized protein LOC122075768 isoform X4, whose product MPTNLLSEKGKDGRTVFHIAAVDGKIEIVKAIVEKDEKLVMIKSKSYSGCIPIMVAAEAGNKDVVNYLYPITISQEGNQKEGHNDEREKTKATILTSLIFGDFYRLALDLLKKCPHLLLTKDDFKLTAMEVLAMKHSAFQSSLPTKRIIATLGYSFLNSLLDIHLPENACWRARRDEENSLDASGDSSNDKPMFGPISNYPQLLWLCFRRLLQNALIKFVPGCRYIYDEKLKHYGASKLVKEVWRVISQHDDLQSVKDVVVTAMFIATRNGIVEFIEECINNCPQLLMNKGDKYKSQTIFHYAISNRQEKIFGLIHHLGPLKHDLAMMKDASENCMSHLVATEIPIERLNQVPGAALQMQRELLWYKEVGSIMPSAHELFENKDQKTPRVLFTENHK is encoded by the exons ATGCCTACAAACCTTCtatcagaaaaaggaaaagacggCAGAACAGTATTCCATATTGCTGCTGTAGATGGGAAAATAGAAATCGTCAAGGCCATCGTAGAAAAGGATGAGAAACTAGTGATGATCAAAAGTAAATCCTATTCCGGTTGCATTCCGATCATGGTCGCTGCAGAGGCCGGCAACAAAGACGTGGTGAATTATCTTTACCCAATCACCATAAGCCAAGAAGGTAATCAGAAGGAAGGCCACAATGACGAACGTGAAAAAACTAAAGCTACAATTCTTACTTCTCTAATTTTTGGTGATTTCTATA ggCTAGCTCTTGATCTACTAAAAAAATGCCCACATTTACTCTTGACCAAGGATGATTTCAAGCTTACAGCCATGGAAGTGCTCGCAATGAAGCATTCTGCATTTCAAAGTTCATTACCAACCAAAAGAATTATTGCGACCTTGGGATATTCTTTCTTGAATTCGT TGCTAGATATCCATCTCCCCGAAAACGCTTGTTGGCGCGCAAGAAGAGACGAGGAAAATTCATTGGATGCCAGCGGAGACA GTTCGAATGATAAGCCCATGTTTGGTCCAATCAGCAACTATCCTCAGCTTCTATGGTTATGCTTCCGCAGATTACTTCAGAATGCACTTATTAAATTTG TGCCTGGTTGCAGGTACATCTATGATGAGAAGTTGAAGCATTATGGAGCTTCTAAGCTAGTAAAAGAAGTATGGAGGGTAATATCACAACACGATGACCTTCAAAGTGTGAAGGATGTAGTGGTTACAGCAATGTTTATAGCAACACGGAATGGGATTGTTGAATTTATTGAAGAGTGTATCAACAATTGTCCTCAGCTTCTAATGAACAAGGGTGACAAATATAAAAGCCAAACAATATTTCATTATGCCATCAGTAATCGCCAGGAAAAGATTTTTGGGCTTATACATCATCTAGGCCCATTAAAGCATGATCTTGCAATGATGAAGGATGCATCAGAAAACTGCATGTCACATCTAGTTGCAACAGAAATACCTATCGAGAGACTCAATCAAGTTCCTGGTGCAGCTCTGCAAATGCAACGTGAGCTACTATGGTATAAG gAAGTGGGAAGTATTATGCCATCTGCCCATGAATTATTTGAAAACAAGGATCAGAAGACACCAAGAGTATTATTCACAGAGAATCATAAATAA